In Streptomyces hawaiiensis, one genomic interval encodes:
- a CDS encoding oxidoreductase, giving the protein MATTRPVALVTGASTGIGKAAALALAAAGFETVGTSRKTSGADRRDGVTFLALDVGSDDSVAAAVEQVIERFGRIDVLVNNAGIGSSGAWEENSLPQAQRLFNINVFGVMRMIKAVLPHMRARGSGRIINISSVLGFLPAPYMANYSASKHALEGYTESLDHEIREHGVRALIVQPGGTKSSFEANTVAPDMPMQIYAEQRRIADQVALTVNEDGDDPETVAKAIVAAATDSKPQVRYTAGRSARLLSAAHRILPAGVFDGQIRKTNKLPG; this is encoded by the coding sequence ATGGCGACAACTCGGCCGGTGGCACTCGTGACAGGTGCGTCCACCGGTATCGGAAAGGCGGCCGCCCTCGCACTCGCCGCAGCGGGTTTCGAGACGGTGGGAACGAGCCGGAAGACGTCGGGAGCCGACCGTCGCGACGGCGTGACGTTCCTCGCCCTCGACGTGGGCAGCGACGATTCGGTCGCTGCCGCGGTCGAGCAGGTGATCGAGCGGTTCGGGCGGATCGACGTTCTCGTCAACAACGCGGGCATCGGCTCCTCGGGCGCGTGGGAGGAAAACTCTCTCCCGCAGGCCCAGCGTCTCTTCAACATCAACGTCTTCGGTGTGATGCGCATGATCAAGGCCGTCCTCCCGCACATGCGCGCCCGGGGAAGCGGGCGCATCATCAACATCTCGTCCGTCCTCGGGTTCCTCCCCGCGCCCTACATGGCCAACTACTCGGCGTCCAAGCACGCGCTCGAGGGGTACACCGAGTCCCTGGACCACGAGATCCGCGAACACGGGGTCCGGGCCCTCATTGTCCAGCCGGGCGGTACCAAATCCTCGTTCGAGGCGAACACCGTCGCACCCGACATGCCCATGCAGATCTATGCGGAGCAGCGGCGTATCGCCGACCAGGTGGCGTTGACGGTCAACGAGGACGGCGACGACCCCGAAACCGTCGCGAAGGCGATCGTCGCGGCCGCCACCGACTCCAAGCCGCAGGTGCGCTACACCGCCGGCCGCAGCGCCCGGCTCCTCAGCGCGGCGCACCGCATCCTTCCCGCCGGGGTCTTCGACGGACAGATCCGCAAGACCAACAAGCTCCCCGGCTGA
- a CDS encoding oxidoreductase, with amino-acid sequence MAATRPVVLVTGASSGVGKETARAFAAAGFEVIGTARNTAGVTAPAGVTYLGLDVTSDESVDSAVKQVIDRFGRIDVLVNNAGVGANGAAEEFSVARTHEVFDVNVYGIMRMTKAVLPHMRTQRRGRVINVSSLSGFVPSPFMAIYTSTKHAVEGYSGSMDHEVREHGVRILLVEPGPINTPFGDHSVQGDTPLPLYAPGRRTFDEVLAKNLSGGDDPATVAKVIVAAATDRNPKLRRTAGSTAAGISVFHRVLPARIFDRIVRRFNRMPN; translated from the coding sequence ATGGCGGCAACTCGGCCGGTAGTGCTCGTGACAGGTGCCTCATCGGGGGTCGGCAAGGAGACGGCCCGCGCCTTCGCCGCGGCGGGCTTCGAGGTGATCGGAACCGCCCGCAACACCGCGGGGGTCACCGCGCCCGCCGGGGTGACCTACCTCGGCCTCGACGTGACCAGCGACGAATCGGTCGACTCCGCGGTCAAGCAGGTGATCGACCGGTTCGGGCGTATCGACGTCCTGGTCAACAACGCCGGCGTCGGCGCCAACGGCGCCGCCGAGGAGTTCTCCGTCGCCCGGACGCACGAGGTCTTCGACGTCAACGTCTACGGCATCATGCGGATGACCAAGGCGGTTCTGCCGCACATGCGCACTCAACGGCGCGGACGCGTCATCAACGTCTCCTCCCTCAGCGGATTCGTCCCCAGCCCGTTCATGGCCATCTACACCTCGACCAAGCACGCGGTCGAGGGCTACTCCGGGTCGATGGACCACGAGGTCCGCGAGCACGGCGTCCGGATCCTGCTCGTCGAGCCCGGCCCGATCAACACCCCGTTCGGGGACCACAGCGTGCAGGGCGACACTCCGTTGCCGCTCTACGCGCCGGGACGGCGCACCTTCGACGAGGTGCTGGCGAAGAACCTCAGCGGCGGCGACGATCCAGCCACCGTGGCCAAGGTGATCGTCGCGGCGGCCACCGACCGGAACCCGAAACTGCGGCGCACCGCCGGCTCGACGGCCGCCGGCATCAGCGTGTTCCACCGCGTCCTTCCGGCCCGGATCTTCGACCGCATCGTCCGCAGGTTCAACCGGATGCCGAACTGA